CACACCTAAAATGAAAGCTCACACTCCTGCAGGGTGTAAGAGATACAAAGAAATCATTATTTGTACCATGGCAAGAATATTCCATGAGCACTGTTCATAAATACATaattggaagaaaagagaaatgtagcAAGGAAAGTTTTTTCATACTTTTAGAGTGTTTCtacatttctatttcctttctatgCATACACtggacatattttcaaaatatgttgatTTGGAGAGTAGAGAAGAGCTCTATGAGGGCTATTAGCAAGAGTGGTCCTCAGGCTTAAATATATTGAACAGGCTTAAAACGACACACATACTGCAAGCCTCCATGTACTTTGTTGCTTTGTGAAAGACCATTATCTGGGTATCTGAACTTGACTGCTAGGTCAGGGAGTTAATGATGTAATCCAAGAGGCTTCTCAAATTCTTTCGTAATACCCGACACATGTCAAAAGTCTGGTCATTTCCTATCACTTCCCCTTCCCATGAAAAACAACCCTCAAACTTCAAACAAATTAGCCATTTGTCCAAAGCCTGGGACCCAACTCTCCTCAACCATGGGACAAGAAGTGGGAAATGCCAGTTACAATTGTGAAAATCATCAAACGTCATTACTAAGTTTCTACACCTATACTTCCTTAGTACTAAAGGGACATACTCCATGGTATAATATTATTACTCTAAAGAATAACTGCTAAACAGACTACATTTATTACATAAGATTTTTAATTCAGGAGAATCTGTAGTACCCACAGCAACAAAGAGTTGTCAGTATAGATATAAACCACAGCACAGTGGTATTCAACAATGGTTTCTGAAAGGTGGAAAACCCTTTAAAGATAAATCAAACCACATAATAGCAAAAGTAACtgtaacaaagcaaaaaaaaaattacctaagtAAACAGCGGTCACTGCACAGGGAGCAGTTTGGTAAAAGCTGGAAGGGTTATGCCGCCAGGCTAACTAGGCCGCAGCTGGACCTGCAGGAATAACAGAAGGCTAGGACTGCTGAAACAGATAAAACGGGGGGAACACACTGGAGTCTGAGCAAGGACAAGAGCCAGCAGGAGACTGCCTTGTGCAGGGATCTTGTTTCCGCTTTCTCTTCATAAGTAATTTACTTTCCTAAAACACTGGAAAAGGTAAAGACGGGTAGATATCACGAGAGCTTCCAGGCACTCAATCTTTGCACAGTCTCCATGCCTAGGAACCAACAGCCTATTCCTGAGAAGGGTAAGCCTTACTGGCAGTCACGTCACCTTTGAGGAATCAGCTAAGGACTACAAATCTAATTTTTGAAGCATGAGAAGGTGGCTTCCACAAACTGCAGCCTTAATTAAACCTTGCAGAATTGTGGAGAATAATCAGGAAAACATGATTAAAAGGTTTAATACTTGAAAGTAGCACTTGCTAGGAGACAGCAAGGGCTTGTGAAAAGACTTTGACAGGAATGCCAAAGTAACAGCTCCAGGAAACCTATCTGGACTCGGCAAGGTCCCTCATGATCAAAAGTACTTgtgaaccagaaagaaaaatgaggagtgGGTGCTGACATCATTAGTTGGATTAGAAACTGCTCAAACTCAGAGCATGAATCTTTAGTACCTAGCAACAggtcaataaataattttctgcATGAGCTGACCAACAGTTCACCTCCCTTGAGGTGTCCTTCAGACCATAAAACACaggcctttaaattttttttttatgtttttatttatttttgagagagaacaagcaagcaagcaggggaggggcagagagagagagagagagagagagacagaatctgaagcaggctccagggtctgagctgtcagcacagagcctgatgccgggcttgaacccacgaatcgtgagatcatgacctgagccgaagtcagacgcttaactgcctgagccacccaggcaccccaaaacacagGTCTTTAAAGCTTGTCTCGTTATGAAATGGTTTGGTTCTCACTCTTCTGGCTCTACATTCTCTTCTTCCACATACTCACCCTGCTACGCAATCCCAAAATGTTAACGGCTACTCTCAAAGGTGGAGAAGCATTTTTTCGCTAGCAGAGGATTAACCAACCAGCATCTAATTCAAGGCACTCTTAGAGTACGAATTCCACAAACTCATCCATAAACTCCCTTGATTATTAAGTGGAATTTCTAGatactggttttctttctttgatcttttgtttaagaaacttctgaaaaaaaaaaaaaaatggggcacctgggtggctcagttggttaggcatctgacttcgactcaggtcatgatctcacagtttgtgggtttgagccccacatcgggcactgtgctgacagctcggagcctggagcctgcttcagattctgtgtctccctctctctctgcccctcccctgcttacattctgtctctctgtctcccaaaaataagtattaaaaaaaaaaaaaaagaaaagaaacttctgaATCACTTACACTATCTTCAATTGCCTTAACTACCTCATTCCAAATAAAGCACAAGAATTCTTACAAAAACATGCCATAGTTTACCTGCCTTACAAGCAGCAGCAAAAATGAATTTAACGAGTCATTTTTCCTTAAAACCTGCTGtgtcaaaaaggaaaaacaaagttaacaCTTCAAATGCCACAATTTTTTAAACTGGTTACAAAAAATGATGATGCTGTGGCATCAATGTTTATGAATCTTGTCAAGTGACAACACAGAGTAATGTGTTTAgccatttaaaaacattcctttctaggggcacctgggtggctcagtcagttgagcatccaactttcactcaggtcacgatctctgtGGTTCTCGAGTTTGAGACCcagcatcagggtctgtgctgacagctcggagcctggagcctgcttcagattctgtgtctccctctctctctgtcccctcccccactcatgctatgtctctgtgtctcaaaaaataaataaatgttaaaaaaaaaattttaaacattctttttagaTCTGGgcacagtattaaaaaaaaaaaaacacgcacacacacacacaatgtaatactctactagtttttttaaaaactgacagtaATATGTCTTTATTATGGATTAAGCAAGTGTAAGAAATAGCTATTTGTAATCTTTAAAACAATGCACTGAAAATAAGTTAATTTCAGAGTTTTATTGTATTGCACTAAAGGAACAGCAGGATGGTTATACAATGTTCTCTCTCATTCAGTTTTGAAAATCTAAAGTACTTGCAAATTCTTAAGAATACCTTTACCACCAGATTAGAACATTAAGTATAATAACCAATTTCTTAATAAGTAATGtcttacaaattaaaacacatttaaaatagctttaaatgCATTCTTCACAAGTAATtcagcatatatttttatatcatgttCACTTATGCTTAAGAATTAAAGCAAGTATATTACTCTGATGGAAATAATGGGAAATCTCTCACTCATGCAATATACAGGGATAATATTCAAGTTGAAGGGGAGAAAATCCCACTCTTCTTATTTTGTCAATGTGTCCATATATAATCACATACATGATAAATGAGGAAACCCATGAAGTTTCCCACAAGTCAGATATATATTTTCAGTTCATCAGAAGCACCTGATATCTACAGCTAATTTATAATTAGATGGCACTTCAATAAACCAAAATGAGCCCTACAAGTTCCTATAAACAAAAGCTTCCAATGGACTAAGGATAGTCAATAATTAATGCAATCATTCAAGGGATTATGGCTGTTCCTTAAGGAGTGCAAGTTCAAACCTGTCAACACCAGaggtatcattttatattaatttatacgtaattccatttaaattctttatcCAAGTATAACATATGAAAACAGTCTTTCCACAAGCAAAAAAtgtggaaacatttaaaaaataaggagtcattttttaaagtaactgatCAGATTCCATAGGCTACTCTTGGAAACAGGATCTTGCTGGATAGAATCCCTTCATTTGGTGGCTTTTTGCATGCACTTACTGGACCAGTTCTTCTGTGTGTTGTTCTAAGAGCTCACCAAAACATAGATCatgctgaaaagaagaaaaagcctaTTAATTCAAACGTtcctaattataaaaacaaaaagcaccaaaAAGTTGAGTCTGCTTTACACAGCCAACTAGTTTATGGTATCACACcaccacagaaaatgaaaagaccaatGACCAGTTCACGAGACaatcttaatttgcatttatggACTTTTGCCTAAGGTAGGACTTGGCTCAGTGCTTGTGCTGTGGTTGTCTcctattttctttccaattttagcAAACAGAACAGCACAGCTGAAAGCTTAATAGGGGATCAGAGCTTAGAGAAGCCATCCAAACAGTGCACTGCTCTGGAGTCGTCTAATAATAGCAGTGAGCATCTCGCAAGGGCTCACTTCATGCCAGGCCCTCCACTAGGTCTTTTATGTACGTGACCTCGCTGAATCCTCCAAGCAGTCCTAGGAGTTGGGTaccattatcatccccattttacagatgggaatgGTGACTTAAGGAACTTTCCCATCAGAGAAAGGCTCTAGGCAACAGCAAgagggttaaaaaagaaaagggctcaagtgagcaaaataaaaaataaccatttgaTTCAGACCAACTCTACCAGAGTAAGGTGGGAAAGGCATGGTTCCAAAGCATGGGTCTCTAACTGGATATACAAAGCAAAGAGTTGAGCAAACTTGACAAACAACTTAAAGCAGAAATGAAACGACATAGAGCCACCACATGCCCACAAGTGCACATCtctgattttctcatttattcaatcattcatttcttttctttctttcaacaaatatgtcTCAAGTACCACTATATGCCAGCACTGTTCCAgttatttgttaaagaaactgaaaaaatgaaaactaacaggaaatgaaaatgacacaTGGCATTTTGCTGTTTAGAACTTATTCACTATCTCTGTTTCATAAATGAACGTCTGTAGATGCACTAATGGATACTCATGTTCACAGGTATAACCTCTAAAAGCATAAACATATCTTTTCCATGAATTTCAGCCTAGCACTTCATTCATCATTTTCCGTAATGGAAACATAAAACGTAAAGAGAAACATGAATATAAACCTACCATCTAATACTCAGCAAGTTCTCCAGTAACAAAAAGAAGAGGGAATAAGAAAGCAGCTTAATGAATACAATTCCATCTTACATGGCcaactttcttcctgttttggaaATCAGTTGGAACTGTTCTCTCTGGCTGAATATcaataaaagatgagaaaagtatACTGGTGcagtttaaagaaatacaatCCCACATGTGAGAGTGCCCCTTCCCTCATTTTAATAAGCAGCCATTTTATTCCATCTCCAGTACACCTAGGGCGGTGGTGCTCACCCAGGTCTGACTGCGCCCCGCAGAGGGCATCTGGCACTGTCTGGAGGCATTCTTGGTTTTGGTGACTGCAGAAGAGCAGGCGTTACTGGCATCtactgggtagaggccagggatgttgctacACATCCCACAATGCacggacagcccccacaacaaagatttatccagtccaaaatgtcaacagtgccaaggTCAAGGACTGCTGGCCTAGAGGAATGATGCAGTCCATCATGGCTATAAGGGGAGAGGAGTCGATCGCTGCACCATCACATAGGAAAGACCTGTTTCTTTCATGCTCCCATTCGGATGAAGCAAGCCATAAAATAAAGGGCAGAGCATACAGTTTGTAAAGAATGATACAAAGTAAAACACCATGGCAAGAGACATGGTGAAGCCAAGCACAAACATTTTGGCAaactcacactttttttttgcaATCTTCTCAATGCCATCACTTTGCACAGACAATGAGGATTACCGTGTCTGAAAACTTAGGAAGCAGCACCCCTGACCAAACTTTCTGACTCTGACCgcacaccagctgggtgtcccgACAAGTACCAGTTTATTCATATTCAACGTGTGTGCATTTGCTGGTGTGCACTGTGCCATTAGCAGTTACCACCATTCAAGACGCTGAGTTATTCTTCAGGTGGATTTTAAGGTGTTAAGACCGTAATGCCTACAAACTTTTTAGGCAgcaaagtgaaatcatatattcattttcttttttaaactcacCCGTATAGGTAGTAAAAAAATGCTAGAAGATAAAAAGCCAATTTGCACCAGCCTTCTTTCTGACAATACGCTAAAATGTCTGCATTCATGATGGTTGTAGGGTCATAGAGTCCTGGTCCACTCATCACTGGCCTACTCATATACCTGCAATAAACACAGTCCATTAGCCACTCCAAAAAGGACGGGAAGGAGGGTTTTTCTCCTCAAATAACATTTGTTACAATGAGAGGCAGTCCACACAGGGAAGAGTGCTTTTAGTTCCAGGGTGGAGTTCTTTCCTCttatcatcttaattttaaaacaagagcccctaggggcgcctgggtggctcagtcaattaagtatctgactcttgattttggcagaggtaataatctcatggttcatgggatcgagccctgtgttgggctctgcactggaacctgcttgggattctctctctccctctctctctgcccctttactgctcgtgtgcgtgcacatgtgcacactctctctctccccaaataaataaactttaaaataaataaatgagcccCTAAATGAGAACAGGACAGTTATTTAGGCCACATCTGGTCTGCCCTATACTttcataaatacaagaaaaagaacaataactataaaaaattaagggttttttttctcttaactttttcttttaacgtaattttagacttacagaaaagaaCACTTCACCAAGATATTCACATTAACCACACAGCTCTacccttctcttttttgttctagCTCCAAATATGcatgtttttctcaaaaaaaaaaactatttcaaacTCAGTCACAGATGTGGTATCACTTTACTCCTAAACACTTTTTCAGCCTATTTCCTAAAATGAAGAGCAATGAGATTTTAACGTgcctattaaagaaaaaacaaaaaacctctaacTCTATTATGTAGCTCTGACATAccttaaaagttataaaatatgaacatattttataaacaaccaaatttaaaatcataaagtaaaaatggagaaagaagttaAACACACTGTACATTttgatttatatgaaattcaaagatGGGCAAAATTAATTCAAGTTCACAGAGATCACTGCTCTCCTTGGGAGGTGCAGGGGTAACAGGCAGGGATAGGGCTTCAGAGTTGCACACATAACTGTATCCAAATTAAACCTCACTTTTTGAAAAACACTTCTAAAGATTAACAAAGTAAGTGTCATAAAAGGTATTTAAACAGCTATTTGTTCAtctacttgatttttaaaataaatgctaattggggcgcctgggtggctcagtcagttgagcacctgacttcagttcaggtcatgatctcgcagtcagtgaggtagagccccacgttgagctctatgctgacagctcagagcctggagcctgcttctctctctgcccctcccccactcacactctgtctctttctctatccgaaataaacttaaaataaatgccaactaattttcagttttcatttaggTGACTAGCATGTAAGATAACCATAGTATAAGTAAGATATAATTAGGAAAAGTATTAGAAATATATCTGTTTTACCTCCAAATATGGTATGCCAAGAGGGGCATATTGAGACCCAGCGTAAGCCATTCTGCTGCACAAAGAAACATGACACAGAAGAAAGCATGGATGAGGTACTCTGGAAGTACGAGCTGGAAGAAAAATACAAGGCAGTTATCAAAATGCCTTGGCATTAAGTCAAATGCTGTTGGAAAGCAGGTGGCAACCAAGTTCCCATAATGCAAAATCACTGTTTTCTTAGAATCAGGGATGAAAGATGCTAAGtgttgtttccatatttaaatttttaccaaAAGCAGAATTAGAAGCAAACTGACCAGATGATATAGCTTGcgctaagaaaataaatagaacttaaaatttaaaattcaaattcttacAGTAACAGGTTAAATTATACAAAGTTACCACCCAGACTATTCAGTTATTTGCTAATCACTTGGAATACTTCCCACCATTcaacaatgataaaaatataaaaatgaggtaTCTGATCTCATGCAacatgatacaaaaaaaaaaaaaaatccacaaaaacaaaagttcCCTTTAGAATATTTTACACACTAATGTTTTAAAGCTTTTAACAGAAACCAGGAATGCTACATATACAATATTTAGCAAACCACATCACATTACCACAAAAGTCATTTTTCAACGGAAAGCCAAAAGCCAATAATCTCAGCACAGTCATAGGGGGAAGAACACTAATATACACAGATGCAAACAATGTGCATTCTGCAATGTAGGAGGGAAAAGACAGAGTTCTGAACCATAAAATTGGAAATTTCCCTAGTTCCTGAGCTCTGATTTTACATGGCCTTCCCGTTTCTTTTAAGCCTGTTTTCCAATGAACTACTACAGGCACAGCAGACCAGTAGAAGCTCagaactcaaaaacaaaataatttgtttgattgtagagaaaaattaattgaagagaaatactttttataaaataaccaAGAATTCATGCTTTAGTTTTAATTGCCTTTCTCATCCTAAAGATTTCAGCCTAATGACTCTTATTTAAAGTCCCAAACATTTCATTTCAAGTTTCGGCCAAGGACTTCCTATGAGTCACAAATGCAAAGCCAGTTTCTCAGATGTTCACATCGTATCAAGGTAAAATTATATGAATCCTCAACATCAGCAGATCTTTACTGAAAGGAAACCATTGCTGTAGAAACAATGCATTTGTACTACATATTCAAGCCTGCTTTCTACTATTCCCAAAtcactttcttcatttcaaaactgtaaaacaaagttttttcatgaatattttaaatgaaatctcaGTAAAACCAACTAATCTATACCACTAACCAGATATTTTCTACAAACTTAATATAATAAactctgtgtatgtatataaacttGTAAATAACACGAACCATTAAGCCACCATTTAATTAAGATCAAAATTAAACATctgcaagaaaacaagaaaaggtcCACAGGAAATCTTTGAAACACAAAGACTACAACCAGGACAGACCAAGAAAAAGATACACTATATTAGGAGTTCCACTAGAGCTGTTTATAATACTCGTGTAAAttacaggatttttcttttccttataataaGTACTTCAGCTCTTTAAAGCCAAGTGATAGGTAACAATACAAATCATCCAAGTTTTCATCCTACAATTCCAAACTGAGATATGGGGAGAAAATGATTTAGAAAGCATGATCTCTACTGCTCTTAACAATAGACTTTAGTAAGAGGGATAATAAAGATAATCTGCAACTCTTCCAGTTCTAATATGAAACAATGCCACACTCCCTTCATCTCAAAAAAATCCAGACACTTTTATTACACATCTCTTACAAAAACCAGCCCACTCCAATCATTCTTTAATGGTGAAATTTCCTGGTAAGTGGCacaaaaattattccatttaGGAACCAATGTTTACACAAAAACTAGTATCCAGAAAAAAATTCCTCACACAAATATGGCTGAAATGATAATACTTAACATGCAAATCGTAACATTCTCTAGTTAAGGTTCACATTTTAACATAGAATATTTGTCTTCCCCCATACTTTGGCAGAATtgtcaaaacaaactttaaataggGAAAACTGTCAGATGCACTGCTAGCAAGCCAATTATCGGCACCCTACCCAGAATGCAACTTGTGCTGGTATAAAAACTCCCAATCTATGCCACATCGGGGTGTCCCAAGCAAGTTATCTTTTTAAGGTGAGAATTTCCTTCCACGAAGAAGAGTCAGAAATCACACGttatatgtaaaaatgaaattagtCCCTCTTAAATTTACAATAAATTAGGGAAACACCAAAGCTTGAACTTAAAAATGTGGaggtctgggttcaaattctggttctacCTTAGCTGTTTGATCTTGTTAGTAAAGTGCTTCAACCTGGCTAAGCCTCAGCCTATCCTCCTATTCATGAGAATAACAATACACCTACCCTTTAGGACTGTCacaagcactgaaagaaaaatcccaagtagagatgcttagcacagagcctggtgcccaGGAAAGCCCTCATCTGATTTCAGCTATTCTCATCCTCATCATTTTTTGGTTATTTGAAGTAATGAGAAGCCAAAGAAGAtagaatattattaataaactgTCATTAATACACAAAttttggtttcttaatttcttggTAACAATTAGTTTCAACAGTgggttaaaatattttacaatgatCATTGTTACTTTCCAATGAGAAAGCAGACTCATCTCCTCTTTTGTTTCCTAACAGCAGAGAAAGAGCCAGTAAGTTAACACTGTTAATTGTCCCTAAATAGTCTTACTGTAGCAGTTCTTTAAAGACAAGCTAGAAAACTATTCCATCACTCATATTTATCTAGGAAACAATGATAAAGTAGCAAACTAACTTTATAGATCTTTCCCCCAAAAAATCCTTCTAGCATGCTAGTGCCTTACAGTTTTATACAACTCAAGTCTACACAAGTTTTCATCTTCATTAAGTAACTTTTAAAGAtgaattattgtattattgtattcTTGAAGACGTACCCACTGCTTTCAAACAACCTTTCAGTTTCTGACCAGTTAGGCAAAATCACACCTACAGGCTAAAGGTGAAATCTTCCTAAATGAGGGAACTAAATGAAgtcaaaaaatatgtataaaaaccCCTAAGCACAATGGAGCCGATCCGCATTATAACTAAATCCATCAGAGCTCAGAACTTAGTGTAAGACGAGGCTGTTTTAGAAATTGAGAGTGGATATATACCAGAAATAACTATGTAGACATTTGTACATAAATTATTATCCATAAAATTCTGGCAGCATGAGTCCAGAGCCTAAGGACAGAGCTATCCAcctaaaaagagtgaaaaattaattccagaatagacataaccaaaaaaaaaaaaagtagacatgCTCCTGAAGACTCCACTTCCGGGCTACCTCACAGTAAGTCACAACATAAGAATAACCTTACCATCTATTAAAGTcattgtatgttaaccaactttcAAACACTGAACCAAATAATGTAATATAGAAGTGCCTATGGCTATAACATTTCAGAAATGCATAAGCATTTAACAGCTTTCCCTACTTGACTGGGCCAGCAAGCAAACATTTGCATAAAGTAAGAAACTTCATGAAATCATAAACCTCAACAGGCATATAAATGAGCACACCGAACAGAACACTTTACAGATACAAATGCCCTAACCCTCCCCATGAAATGAATGTAGCATTaaaacattaaactaaaaagcagTACACACCTTTAATGCAATTTTGactcttttaatctttttgacCTTTTCAATTGTCTTTGGCCGACAATGTAAAAAGCAGATTGGAAGAATGTTAGTATGACAGCTGACAAGATCACCAGCAGATTAATAATAGTCAGAATAGTCAAgcaggaaaaagaatatttttgtaaattctgcCTACTCAAAAAAAGTACAACTATATCATGCTACTGAGAAtattggccatttttaaattatatcaagttaaaagcaaaaacaggttAAAAATCTACAGAAAAATCCTTTATTATAACTTACAGGATTCAGGGTATTACACTGGTCTATGGGATTCTTGTAATCAGTCTTCAGTTCATCAAATGctataatctaaaataaaattaaaatagttagGACCTCTCACTTTATTACAATACAGCCACAAACCTGCCCCATCATCAAATGATAATTAAATTcagttaataaaacaaaagcaaaagtaggGTATACTACATGTACCAATTTACAGTAAATTCACTATGTGCTAATAACCAGAATCAGatttaaataactgaaaacatGTTCATATTAGTATCATTTAAATGATCTTATACTACTATAATAAATAtcttcaattttcaatttttcagtGCCTCTGTTCaacttattctttcttcttgagattattttttccttcacccACAACTATTTACAAAAACTCTTCATTATAAAAACCCTCTTCCTATGTTGGCTCCTCTCTGTAGGTTACCCTGACTCCCTTGGGCCAAAATAACTGCATGCCACTCTAATATCCACATAGCACAGGACTTTATAATGCCACCAATATGGCATTTCtcacactgaagtatttatgtACAGGTCTGTGTGCCCCTCAGGGTGAAGTA
The sequence above is a segment of the Panthera leo isolate Ple1 chromosome B3, P.leo_Ple1_pat1.1, whole genome shotgun sequence genome. Coding sequences within it:
- the CNIH1 gene encoding protein cornichon homolog 1; translated protein: MAFTFAAFCYMLALLLTAALIFFAIWHIIAFDELKTDYKNPIDQCNTLNPLVLPEYLIHAFFCVMFLCAAEWLTLGLNMPLLAYHIWRYMSRPVMSGPGLYDPTTIMNADILAYCQKEGWCKLAFYLLAFFYYLYGMIYVLVSS